The sequence below is a genomic window from Nocardia fluminea.
GCCCTGTTCCACGGGGTGGACGAGCGGGTGCCGGTGCGATCACTGGAATTCGGCACCCGTGTGCTGGAACATTTCCTTCTGCACAGCTGACCTCTACCCGAAAGGTCCTCGATGACTCACAACCCCTATGACGCGCTGCCGGCGGTGCCCTCGTTCACCGTCACCTCCGCCGACATCACCGATGGTCAGCCGTTGGCCAACGATCAGGTGTCGGGAGTGTTCGGCGCCGGCGGCAAGGACATCTCACCGCAGCTGAGCTGGTCCGGCTTCCCCGAGGGCACCCAGAGCTTCGCGGTGACGGTGTACGACCCCGACGCACCGACCGCGGCCGGGTTCTGGCACTGGGCCGTGGCCAACATTCCGGCCTCGGTCACCACGCTGGATGCCGGCGCGGGCAGCGAAGGCGGCAGCTTGCCCGGCGGTGCGGTGACCCTGCGCAACGACGGCGGATTCCCCGGCTTCGTCGGCGCGGCACCCCCGAAAGGCCATGGCCCACACCGCTATTTCGTAGTCGTGCACGCGGTCGACGTGCCCGAACTCGAAGTCGGAGCGGACGCCACGCCCGCCTATCTCGGGTTCAACCTGTTCTCCCACACCCTGGCCAGGGCCACCCTGATCGGGACCTACGAACAGAACTGAGAACGGACAACGGCGGTGGCCCTGAGACTTCCAGGGCCACCGCCGTTTTCGCAACTACTTCACGTTGACGACATGGTCGGGCGGAGTCGCGGCATAGAGCTGCTCGATGGTCTCGGCGTACTTGTTGGAGATCGGGGTCCGCTTGAGCGACATCTTCGGGGTCAGCTCGTCACCGCCGGGCTCCCACAGGTTCTCCACGATCACGAAACGCTTGATCTGCTCCACCCGCGAGAGCTTGCGGTTGCCCGCGAGCACGGCTTCCCTGACCTCGTCGACGATCTCCTTGCGCCGGGCCAGTTCCGCGTGGGTGGCGTCGGTGGCGCCGAAGTCCTTGGCGCGCAACGCCGCGACATCGGGATCGAGCATGATCAAGGCGGTGATGTAGGCGCGGGCCTCACCGATCGCGACGGCCTGGCCGATCATCGACGAGGCGGCCTTCATGGCGTTCTCGATATTGGAAGGGGCGATGTTCTTGCCCGCTTCGCTGATGATCAGTTCCTTCTTGCGGTCCACGATGCGCAGGTAGCCGTCGGCGTCGAGAGTGCCGATGTCGCCGGTGTGCAGCCAGCCCTCCTCGTCGATGGCCTCGGCGGTCTTGTCGGGCATGTTGCGGTAGCCGGGGGTGATGATCGGGCCACGGATGAGGACCTCGCCGTCGGCGTCGAGGCGCAACTCCACACCGTCCATGACGCGTCCGACCGAACCGGGGCGCGGCTTGTCGATCTCGGTGTAGGTGCCCACACCCGCGGTTTCCGACATCCCCCACACCTCGCTGACCGCGAAGCCGAGGCCGAGGAAGTACTCGAGGGTCTCCGGCGGCACCGGCGCGGCACCGGAAGCGGCGACCTTCAATTCGGCGAACCCGAGCGCCTCGCGCAGCTTGGACAGCACCAGGGTGTCGGCGATCTTGTGCTGCACGCCCAGCACCAGCGAGCTCTCCCCGGCCAGCTTCGCCCTGGCCTGCGCGACACCGACCCCGATCGCCCAGTTGGCCAGCGCCTTCTTGACCGGGCTCGGCTCGACGGCGAGCTTGTTCTCGATGCCGGCCTTGATCTTCTGCCACACCCGCGGCACCCCGAAGAACACGGTGGGGCGGGCATCGGGCAGGGCGGCGGCGATCTCGCGCGGATCGGTGACGGTGGTGATCTGGATGCCGGTGAGCAGGCTCATCGCGTGCGCGGAGATGCGGTCGGCGACGTGCGCGGCGGGCAGATACGACACCGCCCGGTCGTCGAAACCGACCGGCAGCGGACCCGAGACCAGGCCGACGACCTGGGCGATCACATTGCTCTGGGTGAGCTCGACGCCCTTGGACGGGCCGGTGGTGCCGGAGGTGTAGATCAGGGTGGCCAGGTCGCCGGGCCCGACCGCCTGCCAGGCCGCGTCGAAATCGAAGTCCGGTGCGGGATCGGATTCGAGCTCGGCCAGGGTCACGGTGCCCTCGGCGGTGCCGTCGACGATCACGGTGTGCTCGATCGCGGCGCCCGAGGCGCGGATGGTGTCGAGGAACGCCTGCTCGGTGATGACCACCTTGTTGCCGGCGTTGGCGAACACGTGCGCGATCTGTTCGGTGGAGCTGGTGTTGTACACCGAGAACGGGATGGCGCCCAGGTGCAGGGCGGCGGTGTCGATCAGGTTGAACTCGGGTCGGTTGGTGAGCATGATGCCCACCGCGTCACCGTGGCCGACCCCGAGCTTCGCCAACCCCGCGGCCAGTGCGCGCACCCTCGTCGCATATTCGGCCCAGGTGATCTCCTGGGTGCCACCGACCGTGCGCAAGGCGATCTGGTCGGGCCGCAACGCGGCGGTCTGCTGGAAGGCGGCGGGCACGGTGTGCACCGTGACCCCGGATGCGTGCGCGAAACCGATGTCTGTCATATCCCTGTTCCCATAGGCCGAGCTGGACGCCGAACCAATGCGAGTGAAAATGCCTCGTTGTCTCGAGACACAGGCGTCAGCAGTGGCGTGGCTCACTTATCGTAACCGGACATACGGGATTGCGAGGAGGGTTACCCCCGACCGCGTGGTCGCCACCACGACCTGGCCCGCGCCGATTGCGGCTCGTCGGCGAGCGGATCGGCGGGAATGGTGTGCCGGCGGTGGCGGCGTTTGGCCTGCAGATATTGCCTGCCGCGCGCGGACTGCAAGGCGATGGTGAGCGCGACGGGCTCGACGGTGATCCCGGCCTCGGTCAGCGCCCGGCACTTGTCGGGATTGTTGGTGAGCAACCGCACCCGGGTGAGTTCGAGCTGGCGCACTGCGCGCGCGGCGGGCTCGTAGCAGCGGGCGTCGGGGTCGAGACCGAGACTCCGGTAGCTGTCGAAGGTGTCGGTGCCGGACTGTTCGCTTTCCCGGTAGCCGCGGGCCTTCCAGATCAGGCCCGCCCCGCGCCCTTCCTGGTCGAGATAGACGAGCACACCCGCGCCCTCGGCCTGGATGCGGTCCATCGACTCGGTGAGCTCCCCACCGCAGTCGCAGTCGTCGGAACCGAGACCCTCGCCGTAGAGGCACCGCGAATGCACCCGCACCAGGCACCCGTCGCGGGGCTCGCCGAAGACGAGCAGGTGTCCGCCGTCGCGCGGGTCGGGGATCTCGATCACCCGGATCGGTAGTTGTTCGCCGTGGCGACCCAGCCGGTGTGCGGTGTCGGCACCGGTACGACCGGTCCTGGCACCGCCGAACGACAGAATGGTCAACGATCCTCCGTGCGTGGACAGGGATGTACCGGACAGGGGCGAACTCGACGGCGCGACTTTACCCCCGGATCAGGCGGAGGGCGCGTACAGCCGCACGATGCGGTCGATCTCGGCCACACTCGGCATCGACACCGCCACCGCGCCCAGGTTCTGGGTGGGAATCATCGCCGCGGTCGCCCACACGAAATCTGTTGCGGTGAGCGGGGTCCCGGCATCGACGAGACGATAGGCCAGAGCGCCGGTGAACGCGGCGGCGGCGCCGACGGAGGCCTTGAGCACCTGCGGAAAATGGTCGATGACGGTCTCGACCGTGTCGGAGGCGACGACACACCGGAAGTTCTCGACCGTGCACACCGTGCCGACACCGAGGCCGCGCAGCAGCCGGGCGATGTCGTCGGCGGATTCGGCGCGCACGTCGGGCAGCAGCGCGTGCAGATCGGCGGCGGCGCCGACGAGATAGTCCACCGCGCCCAGGTATTGATAGAGGCTCTGCGGCACCGGCATCGACGGCGTCGGGCACACGATCACCGGGGGCTTGGGCCGCATCTGCGACACCACCGACAGCACCTGCTCGATCACCGACGGCGGCGGCTCGAAGGTCAGGATCACCGCGTCGGAGGCTTCCAGCGCGGCACGCAGTTCGGGGCGGTGCAGGTCGTCGTCCTGGAGCTGGACGCGGCTGTCGCGGCAGCCGATGATGCGGGTCTCCCCGTTGGGGGTGATCACCACCGCGGTGACCAGTGACGTCGCGAACGGGACGACCTTGACCAGATCGAGGTGGACGTGTTCGGTCTCGATGAATTCCAGGATGCGGCGGCCGTATTCGTCACCGCCGACCGCGCAGACCAGGTGCACACCGATGCCGAGGCGGGCTGCGGCGACCGCTCGGTTGAGCCCTTTGCCGCCGGGGTGGCCGGTGAACGTGCCGCTGGCGGCGATGTCGGCGGCAGGGAAGGCGTCGACTCGGTAGAGGTGATCGATGACGGCGTCACCGAAGACCGTGATGACACCGCGGCGCGCGGGCACGGTGGTGGCGGGCTGGGTGGGCGAGGGCCCGGCCATCGGATACCCGGAATCGGTGGCGAGCAGTCCGGCGAGCGCGGTGAAGGCGTTGTGTTCGGAGACCGTGCGCAACCGTTTGACGGTGGGAGTCTCGGGAACGGGGTCGACGTCGAGCAGGGTGTGCAGCGCGACCCACTGCTCGGTCAAGGCCTCTCGACGTTCCCCGAGGTTGTCCGCATACAGGCGTTCGACATCGACACCTACGCCGGCGCGGTCCCGGAACAGTCCGAGCGAGAGGGCCGCGTCCACGATCAGCCGGTCCGTCGGCGGCAGCCACTGCGCGACCTCGCGCACCACGGGCAGGATCGAAGCCTCGACACCGGCCCCGGTACGGCGGGCGTACCGGCGCACCGACAGCAGCTCGAGCAGCGGCGCGGCGTCGATCTCGGTGTGGCGCAAGCGTTCCGCGGTCAGGCCCGCGTACTTGCCCAGTCTGGCCAGGATGCTGCGGATCGCGGCGACACGGGCGTCCTGGGGAACCATCGCCATGCTGTCTCCCGTCCGCTGGTCGAGGGCGACACGCACCCGATCGGGGCGGACGCCACACTGCGATCGCCACAATTCCGGGTTTGCCACGCCCGTAATCCGGCAATTACCTGATAACAATGGCAATTGACCAAGGCGATTGGCAAATGCCACACTGGATTACGGGGAGTGGATGCCCCGCCAGACGCTCGGGGAGGGCGCAGCGCCCCGCCGGGGAAGGCAGGTCCGCGATGGCTGTTCATGGCACCGACGACACGTTACGCAGCGACCGCACGCCCGAATTCGCCCAGCGAACCGAGACCGGCGGCTGGCGATTGAGCTGGTTGCCCGAGTACACCCTGACCCGTGAGCAGGCTTGGGCGGGCATGGAACTCGACGAACTCGTCAGCGATCTCGCCGCCGTGCACGACCGGCTCGCGCACGCCGAGATCAGCGCCCGCGCCGATCTGCTCGGCATCATCTGGCAGCAGGCACTGATCAAACTCGCCAAGCGCATCGATGCTCGCGGACGCGGTGACGACCCGGCAGCGGGGGAGTCGTCCCACGATCCCCCCGCGCCACTGTCGCGGCTACGCCCGGCGCGATCGATCGACGAGCACCGGGCGCCCCAGGCCTACTACGGCTGAGAACTCAGACCGAGTGGGCGCGGTGTTCGGCGCCGACGGCATCGGCCAGGCGGGCGTAGCCGCCCGCGCGCAGCTCGGCGGCGATCCCGCGGTGGATGCGGGTGGTCCAGAAGGGACCGCCATAAATGAACCCGGTGTAGCCCTGCAGCAGCGTGGCGCCGGCGAGGATGCGGGCCCAGGCCTGCTCGGGGGTTTCGATACCGCCCACCGAGATCAGGACCACGCGGTCACCGACGCGGGCGTAGAGGCGGCGCAGGACCTCCAGGGCGCGTTCGGCGACGGGGGCGCCGGACAGCCCACCCGCACCCATCGCCTCGACTTCGGAGGTGGGGGTGGCCAGACCGTCGCGGCGGATGGTGGTGTTGGTGGCGACGATGCCCGCCAGGCCCAGCTCGACAGCGAGGTCGGCGACGGCGTCGATGTCCTCGTCGGACAGGTCGGGGGCGATCTTCACCAGGACCGGTACCGAGACGCTGTCGAGGACGGCCTGCAGGATCGGGCGCAGCGACTCGACGGCTTGGAGATCACGCAAGCCGGGGGTGTTGGGCGAGGACACGTTGACGACGACGAAGTCCGCGAGCGGGCCGAGTAATCGGGCGCTGGTCGCGTAATCGCTCGCGGCGGCCTCCGGTTCGGTGACCTTCGTCTTGCCGATGTTGGCGCCGATCGGGACCGTGGGGTGCGCACCGTGCAGGCGAGCCGCCGCCGCGGCGGCACCGTGATTGTTGAAGCCCATCCGGTTGATCAGGGCGTGGTCGGCGGGCAGGCGGAACAGTCGCGGCGCGGGGTTGCCGGGCTGGGCGTGCGCGGTGACCGTGCCGATCTCGGCGAAACCGAAACCCAGTGCGCCCCAGACGTTCGCGCCGTCGGCGTTCTTGTCGAAACCGGCGGCCAGACCCAGCGGGGCGGGGAAATCGACACCGAACGCGGTGGTGGCCAGGATCGGGTCCTCCACCACGGTGAGCTTGCGGGCCAGCCAGCGCGTCGGCGCGAACCAGGTGGCGAACCGCAGCGCGGCGAACACCAGGTGATGCACCCGCTCCGGCGGGATCAGGAACATCAGGCGTAACAGGAGGGCGTACATGGTCGGCTCACAATCCGGGTTCGGGCACAGGAAGGACGGCGTTCTTGCGGCGGCGCAACAGCACCCGGCGGCTGCCGTCGGTGTAGGCGCGTACCCGGGACAACTCCCAGCCACCGAATTCGGCCTGGATGGCCAGTCGCATCGAGGCGGTGACCCGGTTGACCTCCGGTGGCAGCCGCAGCGGCACGTATTCGTAGTCGTCGTTGCTGGTTTCCCAGCTCGGCGGTATCGCCGAGCGCGCCCTGCGAGGTGTGGCCATCACTGCCCTCTCTTCCGCTCTTCCACGCCGATCCGCTGCAGGCCCTCGCCCGCGGCCGAGGCGACGAACAGGTCGCCGGTGCGTTCGTCGACGGTGATCGCGTCGGGTTGGCGCAGTGTCGCCAGCCTGGCCACCTCGACACCGATGCCGGTCGACAGGTCGTAGCCGACGACCTCGTTGCTCAGCGTGGCGCTCACCCAGACCAGCTCCGACCGCGAGTCGTAAGCGAGCGCGTAAGGCGATGATGATACCGGGAAACGTTGGCGCAGCACGAGCGGACCGGCCGTGTAGACCAGCAGTTCACCGCCCGCGGTATCGGCCACGATGATGCGCCCGTGCGGGTCGGTGATGGCGTTGGTGGCGCCGTCGCCGGCGCGCAACATCAGCCCGAGCGCGTCCTTGCCCACCGCGACGACGGCGGTCTGCTTGCGGTCCAGCACGGTGATGTTCTCGCCGGTCACCGCGATCGCGTCGGCCGAGACCAGGCCGGTGATCGTGCGGGTGACGGTGCCGTCGGCGTTCAGTTCGCGCACGGTGCCCTCGGCGGTGCCGACGACGAGTGTGCCGTCGGTGCGAGTGTGCACGCTGTGCACGTCACCCTCGACCGCGGTCTCGGTGAGCGCGCCGGTCTTGGCATCTACCCGCAGAACGCGGTCGGGGGCGGCGACGAGCACTTCCCCCGGCTTGCCCTGGGCCAGCGACACGCCGGCGGCGGGGAGGGTGACCGTGCGCGCGGTGGTCGGTGCGGCGGGGTCGATCAGCGACAGCGTGGTGCCCGCGGTATCGAGGGCGGCGAGCAAACCGGTCGAGCGTTCGGCGAGCAAGGCTTTGGTCGCGGCCGCGGGAAAGACCTGCCCGGCGGGTTTCGCCGCGCCCGGCGAGACCGCCGCGGTGGCCGGCGCCCTGGTCGGCACATCGGGGCCGCTGTCTTCACCGCTGCACCCGGTCAGTAGCACCAAAACCGCCGCGCCGACCAACGCAGAGGCGACCGAGCCACGAGGGCGCATGCACCGAACTCCTTCAATCCGCACGAGGTGACTGCCTTGATCACCATCTGACCATGATGACTCACCAGTAGCTCCGACCGGGTATCTGGCGTCGGAGCTGTCGGTGACGCGCGTTACTGTTGACGTGTCGACCAATTGATCGCCATGCAGCGGCAGGAGATCCCCACGATGACCGACCGGACAGCAGCGAGTTTCGGCATCGATGACATCTCCGTCGGACCGTTCGCCCACGGGTTCGGCACCACCGACGACGGTCACCCCTTCGCCTTCCGCACCCACCGCGCCACTCTGACGGTGCAGATCTATCGCGCCGACCTGGGCGACGCGGTGCCCGGATCCGACGATGTGGTGGCCCAGGCCCGAGCTCAGGTGACCGATATCGACCTCGGTGACGAACGCAGCGTGAGCGCCTTCGTCCGCGATCTGCTCCTCGACGCCGACCCTGTCGAGACGGCCGCGAGCAGTGACATCTCCCCAGTTCGCGCCATCCTGGGACGGATCAGTGCCGTCATTGATGGTATGTAGATGGTGATGTCTTCCACACTTTCCGCCAGGGCCGCTGCGGCCACCGCCTGCCTCACGGCCCTCGTCGCCCTCGCCGCGTGCGCGGGAACCACCGACGAGGCCTCGGTCGACGCCGCACGGTCTTCGGCCAACGCCTCCCTCGCTTCCTCCGCCGTGGTCTCGGCCAGCAAGGCCAATGTGCCGCTGCCGACCGCCCGAGAACTCGACGCGCAGATCAAACGCGCGCTCGACCCGAGCCTGCCCGATGTCGAACGCACCGAACTGATCGAGGACGGTGCGGCGTTCTCCGACGCCATCCCCGACATGTACAAGGCGCTACGCGAGAACCCCCACGCGGTGTACGGCGTCGTCGACCCGGTGTTCGACAACCGTGACGGCACGCTCACCGCCACCATGCGCCTGGACAAGGACGGTTCGGGCACCAACGTGCGCACCACCATCGTGCATTTCGTGCTGCTCGACGGGAAGTGGAAGATCTCGCGCACCGACCTGTGCGGCATCCTGCGCTCGGCCGACTATCGCACCGCCGCCTGCGGCTGAGATGGGCGAATCGCGATCCATGCGGTGGGGCAGGTTCGTCTACCGTCACCGATTCCTCGTGCTCGGCTTCTTCGTGCTGACCGTGCTGATCTCGGGGTGGTTCGGTCGCGACCTCGCCGACCGCTACACCCAGGAAGGCTGGTTCGACGAGTCGAGCCAGTCGGTGGCGGCGTCGAAACTCGCCGACGACATTTTCGGGCGCGACACCGACGGTGACCTCATCGTCATCTACACCGCCCCGCCGGGCACCACCGTCGACGATCCGGCCGTACGCGGACCCGTAACCGCGGCACTGGCCGATCTGCGCAAACAATACGGCGAGCACATCCACAAGATCGACAGCTACTGGGACAGCCCGTTCTCGGCCAACGCCTCCGACCCGACCAAACAGCACGCCTTCGCCAGCATCGGGCTGGCCGGGAACGGCGGGACGGCGACGGTCAACAACTACCTCGCACTGAAACCGCACCTGAACGCCGATGTGCCCGGCGCCGGACCCGGCGGCACGACAGTGCAGCTGGCGGGGCTGCAGCCGGTGGTCGAGGGCATCAACATCGGGATGCAGCACGACATCAAGCGCGCCGAGATCATCGCCCTGCCGATCGTGGCGATCCTGCTGTACTTCGTGTTCGGCGGAGTGATCGGCGCACTGCTGCCGGTGCTGATCGGTGGACTCACCATCCTGGGCACCTCGGGGATCTTGCGGGTGCTCACCGCCCATATCGAGGTCAACGTGTTCGCCAGCGCGGTGATGACCCTGGTCGCGCTCGGGCTGGCGATCGACTACGGACTGTTCACCGTGACCCGGTTCCGGGAGGAACTGTCCGCCGGGCGTTCGGTCGAGGACGCGACCGCGCGGACCGTCGCCACGGCGGGGCGCACGGTGCTGTTCTCCGCGGCGATCATCGCCTTGAGTCTCGGGGCGCTGTTCATCTTCCCCAACGGGGTGCTGCGGTCGGTGCCCTACGGCGGCATCTCCGCGGTGATGCTGGCGGCGCTGCTGTCGGTCACCGCACTGCCCGCCGCGTTGAGTATCGCCGGACACCGGATCGACTGGCTGGGCTGGAAACGTTTCTCGCGCAGCAAGACCGAAGCCGAGATCGATGCCGGGTTCTTCTCCCGGCTGGCGCAGTGGGCGATGCGACGGCCGTGGGCGGTCGTCATCCCGATCGTGCTCGGCCTGCTGGCACTGAGTATTCCGTTGCGCCACATCGAGTTCGGTGGGATCAGCGAGAAGTACCTGGCCGCCGACAACCCGGCGCGCGTAGCCCAGGAAGACTTCGACCACCTGTTTCCCGGGTTTCGCACCGAACCGCTGAAACTGATCGTGGTCGGCGCCTCACCACAGCAGTTGAGCGACATCCGGTTCGAAGCCAATCAGGTTCCCGGCCTGACCGGGCGGTTCGAACCGGCGGCGGCGACCAAGGACAACGTCAACGTGCTCTCCGCCGGGCTCGGCGACAAACGCGACGCCGACCGCGTGATCGACGCGCTGCGCGCACTGCCCGCCCCACCGGGCGTACAGGTGATGGTCGCCGGTATCCCCGCGCTCGAACGCGACAGCATCAACGGGTTGATCGACGGGCTGCCGCTGCTGCTGGCGATTTTGATCGCGGCGGCGCTGGCATTGATGATCGTGGCG
It includes:
- a CDS encoding GTP cyclohydrolase II gives rise to the protein MTILSFGGARTGRTGADTAHRLGRHGEQLPIRVIEIPDPRDGGHLLVFGEPRDGCLVRVHSRCLYGEGLGSDDCDCGGELTESMDRIQAEGAGVLVYLDQEGRGAGLIWKARGYRESEQSGTDTFDSYRSLGLDPDARCYEPAARAVRQLELTRVRLLTNNPDKCRALTEAGITVEPVALTIALQSARGRQYLQAKRRHRRHTIPADPLADEPQSARARSWWRPRGRG
- a CDS encoding AMP-dependent synthetase/ligase, with translation MTDIGFAHASGVTVHTVPAAFQQTAALRPDQIALRTVGGTQEITWAEYATRVRALAAGLAKLGVGHGDAVGIMLTNRPEFNLIDTAALHLGAIPFSVYNTSSTEQIAHVFANAGNKVVITEQAFLDTIRASGAAIEHTVIVDGTAEGTVTLAELESDPAPDFDFDAAWQAVGPGDLATLIYTSGTTGPSKGVELTQSNVIAQVVGLVSGPLPVGFDDRAVSYLPAAHVADRISAHAMSLLTGIQITTVTDPREIAAALPDARPTVFFGVPRVWQKIKAGIENKLAVEPSPVKKALANWAIGVGVAQARAKLAGESSLVLGVQHKIADTLVLSKLREALGFAELKVAASGAAPVPPETLEYFLGLGFAVSEVWGMSETAGVGTYTEIDKPRPGSVGRVMDGVELRLDADGEVLIRGPIITPGYRNMPDKTAEAIDEEGWLHTGDIGTLDADGYLRIVDRKKELIISEAGKNIAPSNIENAMKAASSMIGQAVAIGEARAYITALIMLDPDVAALRAKDFGATDATHAELARRKEIVDEVREAVLAGNRKLSRVEQIKRFVIVENLWEPGGDELTPKMSLKRTPISNKYAETIEQLYAATPPDHVVNVK
- a CDS encoding NHL repeat-containing protein, producing the protein MRPRGSVASALVGAAVLVLLTGCSGEDSGPDVPTRAPATAAVSPGAAKPAGQVFPAAATKALLAERSTGLLAALDTAGTTLSLIDPAAPTTARTVTLPAAGVSLAQGKPGEVLVAAPDRVLRVDAKTGALTETAVEGDVHSVHTRTDGTLVVGTAEGTVRELNADGTVTRTITGLVSADAIAVTGENITVLDRKQTAVVAVGKDALGLMLRAGDGATNAITDPHGRIIVADTAGGELLVYTAGPLVLRQRFPVSSSPYALAYDSRSELVWVSATLSNEVVGYDLSTGIGVEVARLATLRQPDAITVDERTGDLFVASAAGEGLQRIGVEERKRGQ
- a CDS encoding quinone-dependent dihydroorotate dehydrogenase is translated as MYALLLRLMFLIPPERVHHLVFAALRFATWFAPTRWLARKLTVVEDPILATTAFGVDFPAPLGLAAGFDKNADGANVWGALGFGFAEIGTVTAHAQPGNPAPRLFRLPADHALINRMGFNNHGAAAAAARLHGAHPTVPIGANIGKTKVTEPEAAASDYATSARLLGPLADFVVVNVSSPNTPGLRDLQAVESLRPILQAVLDSVSVPVLVKIAPDLSDEDIDAVADLAVELGLAGIVATNTTIRRDGLATPTSEVEAMGAGGLSGAPVAERALEVLRRLYARVGDRVVLISVGGIETPEQAWARILAGATLLQGYTGFIYGGPFWTTRIHRGIAAELRAGGYARLADAVGAEHRAHSV
- a CDS encoding DUF5703 family protein translates to MATPRRARSAIPPSWETSNDDYEYVPLRLPPEVNRVTASMRLAIQAEFGGWELSRVRAYTDGSRRVLLRRRKNAVLPVPEPGL
- a CDS encoding PfkB family carbohydrate kinase produces the protein MAMVPQDARVAAIRSILARLGKYAGLTAERLRHTEIDAAPLLELLSVRRYARRTGAGVEASILPVVREVAQWLPPTDRLIVDAALSLGLFRDRAGVGVDVERLYADNLGERREALTEQWVALHTLLDVDPVPETPTVKRLRTVSEHNAFTALAGLLATDSGYPMAGPSPTQPATTVPARRGVITVFGDAVIDHLYRVDAFPAADIAASGTFTGHPGGKGLNRAVAAARLGIGVHLVCAVGGDEYGRRILEFIETEHVHLDLVKVVPFATSLVTAVVITPNGETRIIGCRDSRVQLQDDDLHRPELRAALEASDAVILTFEPPPSVIEQVLSVVSQMRPKPPVIVCPTPSMPVPQSLYQYLGAVDYLVGAAADLHALLPDVRAESADDIARLLRGLGVGTVCTVENFRCVVASDTVETVIDHFPQVLKASVGAAAAFTGALAYRLVDAGTPLTATDFVWATAAMIPTQNLGAVAVSMPSVAEIDRIVRLYAPSA
- a CDS encoding MMPL family transporter, translating into MRWGRFVYRHRFLVLGFFVLTVLISGWFGRDLADRYTQEGWFDESSQSVAASKLADDIFGRDTDGDLIVIYTAPPGTTVDDPAVRGPVTAALADLRKQYGEHIHKIDSYWDSPFSANASDPTKQHAFASIGLAGNGGTATVNNYLALKPHLNADVPGAGPGGTTVQLAGLQPVVEGINIGMQHDIKRAEIIALPIVAILLYFVFGGVIGALLPVLIGGLTILGTSGILRVLTAHIEVNVFASAVMTLVALGLAIDYGLFTVTRFREELSAGRSVEDATARTVATAGRTVLFSAAIIALSLGALFIFPNGVLRSVPYGGISAVMLAALLSVTALPAALSIAGHRIDWLGWKRFSRSKTEAEIDAGFFSRLAQWAMRRPWAVVIPIVLGLLALSIPLRHIEFGGISEKYLAADNPARVAQEDFDHLFPGFRTEPLKLIVVGASPQQLSDIRFEANQVPGLTGRFEPAAATKDNVNVLSAGLGDKRDADRVIDALRALPAPPGVQVMVAGIPALERDSINGLIDGLPLLLAILIAAALALMIVAFRSVILAVKAVAMSALSLVSTLGVLTWIFVEGHGSGAFQFTPGPLMFAVVALIVTVIFGLSTDYEVFLLSRIAEKRAAGADATESIRYGVAHTGGVITSAAAILIVVTGAFGFSDLVLMKYIAYGMIVALIIDATIIRMVLTPALLKIIWK
- a CDS encoding YbhB/YbcL family Raf kinase inhibitor-like protein, which gives rise to MTHNPYDALPAVPSFTVTSADITDGQPLANDQVSGVFGAGGKDISPQLSWSGFPEGTQSFAVTVYDPDAPTAAGFWHWAVANIPASVTTLDAGAGSEGGSLPGGAVTLRNDGGFPGFVGAAPPKGHGPHRYFVVVHAVDVPELEVGADATPAYLGFNLFSHTLARATLIGTYEQN